The genomic segment GGGCCAGCTTGTTCGCGTGCACAGAGCCAGTCAGCGCAGCGGTAATCGCGTCGCTCTGGCTGGGCACGGAGATCGCCCTGATAGACTGGCTGGCCATCGGGCTGATTCTGGCTATGGCGATACTCATTGCACTGCCCAGCCGGAAGAGGCAGGGCGCCGAACGCTGAGAAAGGCGCGGAGCTCCTTGCGCGAAGCGGCAAACTGGGCTACAATATGTTTGGAAAACAGGAGAAAAAGGAGCGCATATGAACATTTCGATCGACGCATCGCTTAGGGAGGCCTGCCCGCAGGCGGCGCTGGGGATACTGCGGTATTGCGGGAAAGTGGAGAAAAGCACGGAGGCGTTTATCCGGCACTTCGAGCAGAGTATGGAGGCGCTTTGCGCAAAATACGAGACGGCGGATATCGCGAAAATGCCGCATGTTGCGTCTACGCGAAAGGCATATCAGGCGCTGGGCAAAGACCCGCATTCCTACCGCAACGCGGCCGAAGCCATGCTCCGCCGGATTCTAAAGGGCAAAGGGCTCTATTATATCAACAATGCGGTGGATATCAACAACCTGCTCTCGGTTACTTCGGGCTACTCTCTGGGCTCTTATGATGCGCAGAAACTGCAGGGAGAGGTTGTGTTCAAACGCGCGGCGGAGGGCAAGCACTATTTGGGGATTGGGAAAGATTCCTATAACGTAGAATACCTGCCGGCTCTGCACGACGCCGAGGGAGCTTTTGGCAACCCTTCCAGCGACAGCCAGAGAAGCATGCTGCTGCCCGGGCAGAGAGAAGTTTTGCTGGTCTGCTATTCCTTTGACGGCGCGGAGGAGTTGCCGGCCCTGCTGGATGCCGGGGAAAAGCTGCTGGCCGCATATTGCACGGGATATGAATGCCTGGAGCGCAGAATTTTGGAATAGCAGAAAAGAAAGAAGAGAGCAGGCGGAGAAATTTGCCTGCTTTTTTGATGCGGAAAATCCGCGCCTGCCTGCGGCACGGATTTTATCTTGATCTTTTGGCTATGCTCATATAAGATCAAAAAAGAATATTCTTGGGGGAAAAGATGAAATTCATTCGCCAAACCTGTATTATTTTGCTCGTCAGCTTTGCGGCAGAGGCACTGCACAGCCTGCTTCCGCTGCCCATTCCCGCCAGCATCTACGGGCTGGTTCTGATGTTTGCTCTGCTGGCAACCGGCGCCCTTCCTTTGGAGGCCGTCAGGCAGACGGGAGATTTTCTCGTGGAGATCATGCCGCTGATGTTCATTCCGGCGGCTGTGGGGCTGATGCAAGTCTGGAAAGAACTTGGCCAGATTTGGCTGGCTTTTCTGGCCATCACACTGCTGACGACGCTGGCCGTCATGGCGGCTTCGGGAAAGACGGCGGAGCTTGCACTGCGGCTGGAAGAGAGGAAGAGAAAATGAGCGCCTTTTTTACGGAATCCCTCTTTTTCGGGGTTGTGATCAGCATTTTGGGCTATGAGCTCGGCGGCTTCCTCAAGAGGAAGTGCAAGCTGGCAATCTTCAATCCGCTGCTTCTGGCGGTCGTCTTTGTGATGGCTGTTTTGACTGTTTTTCGCGTGGATTACGATGTGTATTATGAGGGGGCAAAGTACCTGAGCTATCTGCTCACGCCTGCCACAGTCTGTCTGGCCATCCCGCTTTACCAGCAGCTTAGTTTGCTGAAAAAGAACTGGAAAGCGATTTTGCTGGCGGCGCTGGCAGGGGCGGTGGCCAGCATGCTGAGCATCTATCTGCTCTCTCTGCTTTTTGGCCTGACGCATGAGCAATACGTTACGCTGCTGCCCAAATCCATCACGACGGCGATTGGCATCGGCATTTCGCAGGAGCTTGGCGGCATTGAGACGCTCACAGTCGCTTCGATTATCATCACGGGAATTTTTGGAAATATGATAGCAGAGGGAGCCTGCCGGCTGCTGCGCATTCGCCATCCTATCGCGAAGGGCTTATCCATCGGCTGTGCGGCGCACGCAATCGGAACGGCCAAAGCCATGGAGATGGGGGAGGTGGAAGGCGCCATGAGCAGCCTTGCCATTGTGATTTCCGGCATTCTTACTGTGGTTGGAGCCTCCTTCTTTGCCCAGCTGCTATAAAAAACTTAGGGAAGAGCATAAAAAAGAGCGCCATGCGCTCTTTTTTATGCCGGAAAGTCTGTCCAGCCGTCTGATTTTGCAGCAAAGACAGCGGCATGGGGTGAAGAGGCGGTGAAACGGTACATCTAATATCATTTAAATAGAGATGTGCAATAAAGTTCGGGATATTCCGAACTTTATTTATATTTTTTATAAAAAGGATATGCAATTTCGTTGACAGCGCCCAGCGGAATCTTTAAAATAATAAGTGCAGTTTGAAATAGCAGGCAAAAGGAGAGAGAAGATGAAAGTTGCAGTCGTCATGGGATCCAAAAGCGACATGAGCGTTGTGGGAAAAACGCTGGAGACGCTGGAAAAATTTGGGATTCCCTTTGAAGCGCGGGTGATTTCGGCGCATCGTTCGCCGGAAATTGCGGCGGAATTCGCAAAAACGGCAGAAGAGCGGGGCGTGGAAGTGATCATTGCGGCGGCAGGCAAGGCGGCGCATCTGGCCGGCGTCATGGCCGGGCACGCGGCGATTCCCGTCATCGGCCTTCCCATCAAGTCTTCCATGATGGATGGGCTGGATTCCCTGCTTTCGACGGTGCAGATGCCGGATGGCATTCCGGTAGCGACAGTGGCCGTGAACGGTGCGGCAAATGCGGCGATTTTAGCGGCGCAGATTCTGGCAGTAAAATATGAGGGCATCAGAAAAGCCCTTAGGGATTATAAATTTGAAATGCAGCAGAAGGTCATCCAGGCGGATGAGCAGCTGCAAGCGGAGGCAGCAAAATGAAAAAAACGAACCAGATGTATGAAGGCAAGGCGAAGAAGGTTTTTGAGACGGACAACCCCGATTATGTCATCGTCGATTACAAGGATGATGCCACGGCGTTTAACGGCCTGAAGAAGGGGACCATCGTCGGCAAGGGCGTCGTCAATAACAAAGTCTCCAATCATATGTTCCAGATGCTGGAGAAAGAGGGCATCAAGACGCACTATGTGGAGGAGATTTCGGATCGCGAGACCATCGTCAAAAGAGTGGAGATCGTTCCGCTGGAAGTGATCGTCAGAAATATTGCCGCCGGCAGCCTTTCCAAGCGCCTTGGGCTCCCGGAGGGAACCAAGATGAAGGCAACTGTCCTGGAGTTTTCCTATAAAAACGACGAGCTGGGCGACCCGATGATCAACGATTACCACATCGCGGCCATGGGGCTGGCGACGGAGGAGGAGCTGAATACCATCAAGGAATATGCCCTCAAAGTCAACGAGATCATGGGCAAATACCTGAAGGAATTCGGCATTGAGCTCATCGACTTCAAGCTGGAATTCGGCCGTTTCCATGGAGAGATCGTGCTGGCAGACGAGATTTCCCCGGATACCTGCCGCTTCTGGGACAGCAAGACGGGCGCCAAGCTGGATAAAGACCGCTTCCGCCAGGATCTGGGCGGCGTAGAAGAGGCATACCAGGAGATTCTGCACCGTCTGATGGGTGCGTAATTCATGCAGAATATGAAGAAAAACGAGAGATACGAGAGAATCAAGCCAATGGACGACGCCATGCACGAAGAGTGCGGCGTCTTTGGCATCTATATGGCAGATGGCAAGTTCGACCCGGCCGAGGCATGCTATATCGGCCTGTTTTCCCTGCAGCACCGCGGGCAGGAGAGCGCAGGCATTGCCGTCTCGGATGGCAAGGGGTTCCGCTGCCATAAGGATATGGGGCTTTGCTCGGAAGTGTTCAAAGGCGGGCTGGATGCGCTGGCCGGCGGCAAGCTGGGCATCGGGCATGTGCGCTACTCTACAACCGGCGACAGCCAGGTTCTGAACGCGCAGCCCATCGTCATGAGCTACCGCGGCGGGCAGATGGCCATGGCGCACAACGGCAACCTCATCAATACACAGATCATCCGCGCAAAGCTGGAGGACGAGGGCGCGATTTTCCAGACGACCATCGATACAGAAGTGATGGCCTATCTGATCGCCCGCAGCAAGACGGATGACATCGTGCAGGCCATCAAAAACATGATGCGCATTGTCAGAGGCTCGTATGCGCTGGTGATCGCGACGCAGCACTCCCTCATCGCCGTGCGCGATCCACAGGGGATTCGCCCGCTGGCAGTGGGCAAGCTGGAGGATAACTTCGTCATCGCATCTGAATCCTGCGCGTTCGACGCTATCGATGCGGAATTTATTCGGGATGTGCGCCCAGGGGAGATTATTGTCATTGATGAAGATGGCTTCCATTCCCACCAGACGAATTTTGCAGATGATACGGCGCTTTGCATTTTTGAATATGTCTATTTTGCCCGGCCGGATTCGGATATCGATGGCATCAGCGTCTACCGCGCCCGGGAGAACATGGGCCGCCGCCTGGCGCACGCCTGCCCGGTCAAGGCGGATCTCGTGGCGGATGTGCCGGATTCGGCGACGCCTGCCGCGGCTGGCTATGCAGAGGAATCCGGCATCCCCTATAAAAAAGCGCTGGCCAAGAACCGCTATGTCGGCCGGACGTTCATTCAGCCCAGCCAGTCGCTGCGGGAGCGGGGCGTCAAGCTCAAGCTGAACGCACTCAAGAAGAATGTCTATGGCAAAAAGCTGGTCCTCATCGACGATTCCATCGTCCGCGGGACGACCAGCCGCAAGATCGTCGAGATGCTGCGGCTGGCAGGCGCAAGAGAAGTGCATATGCTCATCAGCTCGCCGCCTGTGGCATTCCCGTGCTTCTTTGGCATCGATACCCCCTCGCATGATCAGCTGATTGGATCCACCAAAACAGTCGAGGATATCCGCAAGCTGATTGGCGCGGATTCCCTCTACTATCTGACCAAAGAGGATTTGCTCAAAACCGTCGAAGGCGCGGGCTGCAACTTCTGCACAGGCTGCTTCGACGGGCACTACCCGATGGATATTATTCGCTGCTGCGAGGAGACGAAAAAGCTGGATCTTGCAAAAATGCTGAGCCAGGATGAGACGAAAGAGGAAGAAAAAGATGAGTGAAAATAAGAAGAAGATCACATATGCGGATGCGGGCGTGGATGTTCATAGAGGATATGAGGCGGTGCGGCTGATGAAGGAATATGCCAACAGAACCTTCGATGGCAACGTCCTGACGGGGCTGGGCAGCTTTGGCAGCATGTATGCGCTGGGAGACGATGTTCTCATCGCCGGGACGGACGGCGTGGGCACCAAGCTCAAGGCCGCCTTTGTGATGGATAAGCACGACACCGTCGGCATCGACTGCGTGGCTATGTGCGTCAACGATATCGTCTGCCATGCGGCAAAACCGCTGTTCTTCCTGGATTATATCGCCACGGGCGAGCTGAAGCCGGAAATTGCGGCGCAGATCGTCAAAGGTATCTCGGAAGGATGCCTGCAGGCCGGCTGCGCGCTGGTGGGCGGAGAGACGGCGGAAATGCCGGATTTCTACGCCAAAGGCGAATACGATATTGCCGGGTTCACGACTGGCATCGTCAGCAAAGAAAAGCTCATCACGGGAGAGAAGATCGCTCCCGGGCAGGCGCTCATCGGCCTAAACAGCAGCGGCATCCATTCCAACGGCTTCTCGCTGGTGCGCAGGGTGTTCCCCATGGAGCGGGCGGCGCTGGATCAGTATGTGGAAGGCCTGGGGCATACGCTGGGCGAAGAACTGCTGATTCCCACCAAGATTTACGTCAAAACTGTGCTGGATGTAACCAGCAAATACGATATTAAGGGCATCGCCCATATCACGGGCGGTGGCTTCTATGAAAAGCTGGCCCGCATCTTCCCGGCAGGTGTCTGCGCCTATGTCGATTCCAAATCCTATGAGCTTCCGGAAATTTTCCGTATGCTGGTAGCAGGAACTGGCCTGGAGCCCAGAGAATCTTATAATACGTTCAATATGGGCATCGGTATGGTGTTCGTCGTGGATGCGGACAAGGCGGATGAGATTACCACCTATATCAACGCCAACACAGACGACCACGCGCAGATCATCGGCGAAGTCAAGGCAGGCGAGCAGGGCGGGGTGGTTGTCCTGTGAAGCGGCTGGCTGTGATGGTCTCAGGCGGCGGGACGGATCTGCAATCCGTCATCGACGGCGTGCAGAGCGGGAAGATCCCGGGGGAGATCGCTGTGGTCATTTCCAGCAAACCTGGGGTTTATGCGCTGGAGCGCGCCAAAAAGGCGGGAATCCCCGGCGTTGTCATCTGCAAAAAAGACTATGCAGATGAGCAGGCGTTTTTCGATGCAAACCTCGGCGCTCTGCGGGAATATGGCGCAGAGGGCGTGGTTTTGGCGGGGTATCTCAGCATCCTGGGCAAGCAGATGATCGAGGCGTATCCCGAAAAAATCATCAATATCCATCCATCGCTCATCCCTTCCTTTTGCGGCAAGGGGTATTATGGGCTGCGGGTGCATCAGGCAGTGCTGGATTACGGGGCAAAAGTCTCCGGGGCGACGGTGCACTTTGTAGACGAGGGCGCAGATACCGGTCCCATCATCTTGCAGCGGGCAGTCTCCGTCTTGCCGGAGGATACGGCAGAGAGCCTGCAGCAGCGCATTTTAGAGGTTGAGCATGAAATTCTGCCCGAGGCCGTGGCGCTGTTTTGCGCGGATCGGCTGCTGGTGCAGGGAAGAAAAGTAACAATCCGATAGGGTTGAATTTGTTTGAATAAGGAGAAACAAGATGGCAAGAGCTTTTTTGAGCGTCTCGGATAAGACCGGGATTGTCGATTTTGCAAAAGGGTTGGTCGAACTGGGCTTTGAAGTGCTTTCGACGGGCGGAACCAAGCGCGCGCTTTCCGAGGCGGGCATCCCGGTAACGGGGGTTTCCGAGATTACCGGCTTCCCGGAGTGCCTGGACGGCCGGGTAAAAACGCTGCATCCGAAAATTCACGCGGGCATTTTGGCGATGCGTTCCAACCCCGAACACATGGAGCAGCTCAAAAAGCTGGAGATTGAGCCGATTGACGTCGTCGCGGTCAACCTCTATCCCTTTAAGCAGACCATCTCCAAAGAGAACTGCACGCTGGAAGACGCCATCGAAAATATCGATATTGGCGGCCCCTCCATGCTGCGCGCGGCGGCCAAAAACTGGCAGGATGTCGCGGTCATCACAGATGCGGCAGATTACGGCAAGGTTTTGGACGAGCTCAAAGCCGGCGGCATTTCCAGGGAGACCAAGTTCTATCTCTCGGCCAAAGTTTTCGAGACAACTGCCGCCTATGATGCGCTGATCTCCTCCTATCTGAGAAAGATCACGGGCAACGATCTGCCTGAGAAATTCACGGTTACCTATGAAAAGGCGCAGGAGATGCGCTATGGGGAAAACCCGCATCAGCGCGCTGCTTTCTATAAGACTCCGCTTCCCGTGGAAGGGAGTCTGGCGATTGCCGAGCAGCTCAACGGCAAGGAGCTTTCCTACAACAACATCAACGACGCCAATGCGGCGCTGGCGCAGCTGCGGGAGTTCGATGGCATTGCGGCCGTCGGCCTCAAGCACGCAAACCCCTGCGGCGTTGCCCAGGCAGATTCGGTTTACGAGGCTTATACTAAGGCTTATCAGGCAGACCCGACTTCGATTTTCGGCGGCATCGTCGCGGTGAACGAGACGGTAGATGCGAAGACGGCGGAGGAGATGGCGAAAATCTTCCTGGAGATCATCATCGCCCCGGATTACACAGAGGAAGCGCTGGAGATTCTCTGCAAGAAGAAGAACCTGCGCGTGCTCAGGCTGCCCTCCATCCGCAGAAACGGCGAGGAGAAGCTGGAAGTGAAGAGCGTTCTCGGCGGCCTTTTGGTGCAGGAGACGGATAACGCACTGCTGGACGGCGAGCTCAAAGTCGTCACCAAGCGCGCTCCCACGGAAAAAGAGATGGCAGACCTGCTCTTCACCTGGAAGATCGTCAAGCATATTAAGTCCAACGGCATTGCCATCGGCAAGGATAACTGCTCGCTGGGCATTGGGCCGGGGCAGGTGAACCGCATTTGGGCGACGGTTTCCGCGCTGGAGCGCAGCGGCGAGGCAGTGAAAGGTGCTGTTCTGGCTTCGGATGCCTTCTTCCCCTTCTCGGACTGTGTGGAAGAGGCGGCAAAAGCCGGGATTACGGCTATTATCCAGCCGGGCGGCTCCATCCGGGATCAGGAATCCATCGATTTGGCGGATGAAAAGGGCATTGCCATGGTCTTTACGGGAATGCGCCATTTCAAACACTAAGCGAAACTGGCAGAGGCGGAGCGCGGCAGTATGCCGGGCTCCCTTGCTGCTTTTCGGGCTCTTTTGACGCGCCTCGGGC from the Christensenellaceae bacterium 44-20 genome contains:
- the purC gene encoding phosphoribosylaminoimidazolesuccinocarboxamide synthase: MKKTNQMYEGKAKKVFETDNPDYVIVDYKDDATAFNGLKKGTIVGKGVVNNKVSNHMFQMLEKEGIKTHYVEEISDRETIVKRVEIVPLEVIVRNIAAGSLSKRLGLPEGTKMKATVLEFSYKNDELGDPMINDYHIAAMGLATEEELNTIKEYALKVNEIMGKYLKEFGIELIDFKLEFGRFHGEIVLADEISPDTCRFWDSKTGAKLDKDRFRQDLGGVEEAYQEILHRLMGA
- the purH gene encoding bifunctional phosphoribosylaminoimidazolecarboxamide formyltransferase/IMP cyclohydrolase; this encodes MARAFLSVSDKTGIVDFAKGLVELGFEVLSTGGTKRALSEAGIPVTGVSEITGFPECLDGRVKTLHPKIHAGILAMRSNPEHMEQLKKLEIEPIDVVAVNLYPFKQTISKENCTLEDAIENIDIGGPSMLRAAAKNWQDVAVITDAADYGKVLDELKAGGISRETKFYLSAKVFETTAAYDALISSYLRKITGNDLPEKFTVTYEKAQEMRYGENPHQRAAFYKTPLPVEGSLAIAEQLNGKELSYNNINDANAALAQLREFDGIAAVGLKHANPCGVAQADSVYEAYTKAYQADPTSIFGGIVAVNETVDAKTAEEMAKIFLEIIIAPDYTEEALEILCKKKNLRVLRLPSIRRNGEEKLEVKSVLGGLLVQETDNALLDGELKVVTKRAPTEKEMADLLFTWKIVKHIKSNGIAIGKDNCSLGIGPGQVNRIWATVSALERSGEAVKGAVLASDAFFPFSDCVEEAAKAGITAIIQPGGSIRDQESIDLADEKGIAMVFTGMRHFKH
- the purF gene encoding amidophosphoribosyltransferase → MKKNERYERIKPMDDAMHEECGVFGIYMADGKFDPAEACYIGLFSLQHRGQESAGIAVSDGKGFRCHKDMGLCSEVFKGGLDALAGGKLGIGHVRYSTTGDSQVLNAQPIVMSYRGGQMAMAHNGNLINTQIIRAKLEDEGAIFQTTIDTEVMAYLIARSKTDDIVQAIKNMMRIVRGSYALVIATQHSLIAVRDPQGIRPLAVGKLEDNFVIASESCAFDAIDAEFIRDVRPGEIIVIDEDGFHSHQTNFADDTALCIFEYVYFARPDSDIDGISVYRARENMGRRLAHACPVKADLVADVPDSATPAAAGYAEESGIPYKKALAKNRYVGRTFIQPSQSLRERGVKLKLNALKKNVYGKKLVLIDDSIVRGTTSRKIVEMLRLAGAREVHMLISSPPVAFPCFFGIDTPSHDQLIGSTKTVEDIRKLIGADSLYYLTKEDLLKTVEGAGCNFCTGCFDGHYPMDIIRCCEETKKLDLAKMLSQDETKEEEKDE
- a CDS encoding phenylalanine--tRNA ligase beta subunit-related protein; this translates as MNISIDASLREACPQAALGILRYCGKVEKSTEAFIRHFEQSMEALCAKYETADIAKMPHVASTRKAYQALGKDPHSYRNAAEAMLRRILKGKGLYYINNAVDINNLLSVTSGYSLGSYDAQKLQGEVVFKRAAEGKHYLGIGKDSYNVEYLPALHDAEGAFGNPSSDSQRSMLLPGQREVLLVCYSFDGAEELPALLDAGEKLLAAYCTGYECLERRILE
- a CDS encoding LrgB family protein, translated to MSAFFTESLFFGVVISILGYELGGFLKRKCKLAIFNPLLLAVVFVMAVLTVFRVDYDVYYEGAKYLSYLLTPATVCLAIPLYQQLSLLKKNWKAILLAALAGAVASMLSIYLLSLLFGLTHEQYVTLLPKSITTAIGIGISQELGGIETLTVASIIITGIFGNMIAEGACRLLRIRHPIAKGLSIGCAAHAIGTAKAMEMGEVEGAMSSLAIVISGILTVVGASFFAQLL
- the purN gene encoding phosphoribosylglycinamide formyltransferase, encoding MKRLAVMVSGGGTDLQSVIDGVQSGKIPGEIAVVISSKPGVYALERAKKAGIPGVVICKKDYADEQAFFDANLGALREYGAEGVVLAGYLSILGKQMIEAYPEKIINIHPSLIPSFCGKGYYGLRVHQAVLDYGAKVSGATVHFVDEGADTGPIILQRAVSVLPEDTAESLQQRILEVEHEILPEAVALFCADRLLVQGRKVTIR
- the purE gene encoding 5-(carboxyamino)imidazole ribonucleotide mutase, which encodes MKVAVVMGSKSDMSVVGKTLETLEKFGIPFEARVISAHRSPEIAAEFAKTAEERGVEVIIAAAGKAAHLAGVMAGHAAIPVIGLPIKSSMMDGLDSLLSTVQMPDGIPVATVAVNGAANAAILAAQILAVKYEGIRKALRDYKFEMQQKVIQADEQLQAEAAK
- the purM gene encoding phosphoribosylformylglycinamidine cyclo-ligase, producing the protein MSENKKKITYADAGVDVHRGYEAVRLMKEYANRTFDGNVLTGLGSFGSMYALGDDVLIAGTDGVGTKLKAAFVMDKHDTVGIDCVAMCVNDIVCHAAKPLFFLDYIATGELKPEIAAQIVKGISEGCLQAGCALVGGETAEMPDFYAKGEYDIAGFTTGIVSKEKLITGEKIAPGQALIGLNSSGIHSNGFSLVRRVFPMERAALDQYVEGLGHTLGEELLIPTKIYVKTVLDVTSKYDIKGIAHITGGGFYEKLARIFPAGVCAYVDSKSYELPEIFRMLVAGTGLEPRESYNTFNMGIGMVFVVDADKADEITTYINANTDDHAQIIGEVKAGEQGGVVVL
- a CDS encoding CidA/LrgA family protein; the protein is MKFIRQTCIILLVSFAAEALHSLLPLPIPASIYGLVLMFALLATGALPLEAVRQTGDFLVEIMPLMFIPAAVGLMQVWKELGQIWLAFLAITLLTTLAVMAASGKTAELALRLEERKRK